A region from the Triticum urartu cultivar G1812 chromosome 1, Tu2.1, whole genome shotgun sequence genome encodes:
- the LOC125536627 gene encoding leucine-rich repeat protein 1-like: MAPNAAVARVPLAVTIFVAVATSMLLAPAEAGLYSDRDALLALRGGLQDPDGALRSWILEVNPCEWTQVTCDRVANRVTEIVIGFVNLTGPLSPELGKLDQLTKLWISYTNIQGTIPEELGNLENLNTMHLHNNSLSGQIPASLAKLKSLKQLHLQQNRLTGPIPSELDGLSDQTSVNLSNNDLCGPIPTDGPFKNINSSLADNPRLGSNC, from the exons ATGGCGCCCAATGCGGCCGTTGCCCGAGTGCCCCTGGCGGTGACCATCTTCGTGGCGGTCGCGACGAGCATGCTGCTGGCGCCCGCGGAGGCTGGCCTGTACAGCGACCGTGACGCGCTCTTGGCCCTGCGGGGCGGCCTACAGGACCCTGACGGCGCGCTGCGTTCCTGGATCCTGGAGGTGAACCCCTGCGAGTGGACCCAGGTCACCTGCGACCGCGTGGCCAACCGCGTCACCGAGAT AGTAATCGGCTTTGTGAACCTGACTGGACCTCTGTCGCCGGAGCTGGGCAAGCTGGACCAGCTAACCAAACT GTGGATTTCGTACACCAATATCCAAGGAACGATCCCTGAAGAGCTGGGCAACTTGGAGAACCTGAACACCATGCACCTGCACAACAACAGCCTCTCGGGGCAGATACCTGCATCGCTCGCGAAACTCAAGTCTCTGAAACAGCT GCACCTTCAACAGAACCGCTTGACCGGCCCGATCCCCAGCGAGCTGGATGGGCTGTCCGACCAGACGAGCGT TAATCTGTCAAACAACGATCTGTGCGGCCCGATTCCGACGGATGGTCCCTTCAAGAACATCAATTCCAGCCTCGCCGACAACCCGCGGCTGGGCAGCAACTGCTAG